A single window of Ananas comosus cultivar F153 linkage group 19, ASM154086v1, whole genome shotgun sequence DNA harbors:
- the LOC109724945 gene encoding phospholipase D Z-like isoform X2 → MAPSLFVVLLLLAARPPHAAAAAAGASDLPGKCRAWLVQSIPTDMPDLPRVPGVLSSGDVLRWLAGNATENLDILAQYWQLVAAPKNPRSGDYGYSDADMARFGADVGLQVYKELEAAADRKVDIRIVQHSGVYPDYVQEPSDLAAGRPNVQNVTLLLSNWWGSGIVHAKVWISDRNSLYIGSANNDWKSLTQVKELGIYLVGCPRIAKWVETYFDNLMKLSKLNSTEYTKTVWDDQWQVYRKVPCWSHFIHEKERCRSPLPPSIEVPQVNGYPALLDPFMFQIPFETPGCNTSARANYSSYLSFAPPELLFGKFQADEQGWVETIKSVKAGGTVRISTMDWLGQSQFTQQTIYWPSLSSAISEVAFSKNATVHLLVAYWAHSIDNADQYLKNLLYSNILCTSSKYNNCGGKIEIKYYMIPGYNKTGPAILNGNATGNLYPAYTRVNHGKYAVSDVRAHIGTSNLVWDYFYSTAGVSFGTHHPAIVAQLQEIFNADWNSPYAVPVKPLQSSA, encoded by the exons aTGGCTCCGTCCCtcttcgtcgtcctcctcctcctcgcggcGCGGCCAccgcacgccgccgccgccgccgccggagcctcCGATCTACCAGGGAAGTGTAGGGCGTGGCTCGTCCAATCCATCCCCACCGACATGCCGGATCTTCCCCGCGTCCCCGGCGTCCTCTCTTCCG GGGATGTGTTGAGGTGGCTCGCGGGGAATGCGACGGAGAATTTGGATATCCTCGCTCAGTATTGGCAATTGGTGGCCGCGCCGAAGAATCCACGGTCGGGGGATTACGGGTACTCCGATGCCGATATGGCGAGGTTCGGGGCTGATGTAGGGTTGCAGGTTTATAAGGAATTGGAGGCGGCAGCGGATCGGAAGGTCGATATCAG GATTGTGCAGCACTCTGGAGTGTATCCTGATTATGTGCAAGAGCCATCTGATCTTGCTGCAGGAAGACCAAATGTGCAGAACGTGACATTACTACTCAGCAATTGGTGGGGATCAGGCATTGTTCATGCAAAAGTTTGGATATCTGATCGCAACTCTCTCTATATCGGATCGGCAAATAATGACTGGAAATCGCTCACCCAG GTGAAAGAGCTTGGGATCTATCTTGTTGGTTGTCCTAGAATAGCCAAATGGGTGGAAACATATTTTGACAATTTGATGAAACTTTCAAAGCTTAATTCAACTGAGTACACAAAAACAGTTTGGGATGACCAGTGGCAAGTTTATAGAAAAGTTCCATGCTGGTCACATTTCATCCatgagaaagaaagatgcag GTCGCCTCTGCCACCTTCTATTGAGGTCCCACAAGTTAATGGCTACCCAGCTCTATTAGACCCTTTTATGTTTCAAATTCCATTTGAGACTCCCGGATGTAATACGTCTGCTCGAGCGAACTACTCCAGCTACCTTTCATTTGCTCCACCGGAG CTGTTATTTGGTAAGTTCCAGGCAGATGAACAAGGATGGGTTGAGACAATCAAATCCGTGAAGGCCGGAGGAACTGTCCGGATTAGTACCATGGATTGGCTTGGGCAATCTCAGTTTACACAGCAAACAATTTACTGGCCATCTCTATCATCAGCAATATCAGAG GTTGCATTCTCTAAAAATGCGACAGTCCACCTCCTTGTCGCTTACTGGGCACACTCTATCGACAATGCTGACCAGTATCTCAAGAACCTTCTTTACTCAAATATCCTTTGTACATCCTCCAAGTACAACAACTGCGGCGGTAAAATTGAGATCAAGTACTACATGATACCTGGATACAACAAAACCGGACCCGCCATTCTGAATGGGAATGCTACTGGGAATTTATACCCAGCTTATACTAGGGTTAATCATGGGAAATATGCAGTTAGTGATGTTAGGGCACATATAGGGACCAGCAATCTTGTATGGGATTACTTCTATTCGACAGCTGGTGTGAGCTTTGGTACACACCATCCTGCTATTGTGGCTCAGTTGCAGGAGATTTTCAATGCGGATTGGAATTCACCATATGCTGTTCCAGTTAAGCCATTGCAGTCGTCGGCATAA
- the LOC109724945 gene encoding phospholipase D Z-like isoform X1, translated as MAPSLFVVLLLLAARPPHAAAAAAGASDLPGKCRAWLVQSIPTDMPDLPRVPGVLSSGDVLRWLAGNATENLDILAQYWQLVAAPKNPRSGDYGYSDADMARFGADVGLQVYKELEAAADRKVDIRIVQHSGVYPDYVQEPSDLAAGRPNVQNVTLLLSNWWGSGIVHAKVWISDRNSLYIGSANNDWKSLTQVKELGIYLVGCPRIAKWVETYFDNLMKLSKLNSTEYTKTVWDDQWQVYRKVPCWSHFIHEKERCSRSPLPPSIEVPQVNGYPALLDPFMFQIPFETPGCNTSARANYSSYLSFAPPELLFGKFQADEQGWVETIKSVKAGGTVRISTMDWLGQSQFTQQTIYWPSLSSAISEVAFSKNATVHLLVAYWAHSIDNADQYLKNLLYSNILCTSSKYNNCGGKIEIKYYMIPGYNKTGPAILNGNATGNLYPAYTRVNHGKYAVSDVRAHIGTSNLVWDYFYSTAGVSFGTHHPAIVAQLQEIFNADWNSPYAVPVKPLQSSA; from the exons aTGGCTCCGTCCCtcttcgtcgtcctcctcctcctcgcggcGCGGCCAccgcacgccgccgccgccgccgccggagcctcCGATCTACCAGGGAAGTGTAGGGCGTGGCTCGTCCAATCCATCCCCACCGACATGCCGGATCTTCCCCGCGTCCCCGGCGTCCTCTCTTCCG GGGATGTGTTGAGGTGGCTCGCGGGGAATGCGACGGAGAATTTGGATATCCTCGCTCAGTATTGGCAATTGGTGGCCGCGCCGAAGAATCCACGGTCGGGGGATTACGGGTACTCCGATGCCGATATGGCGAGGTTCGGGGCTGATGTAGGGTTGCAGGTTTATAAGGAATTGGAGGCGGCAGCGGATCGGAAGGTCGATATCAG GATTGTGCAGCACTCTGGAGTGTATCCTGATTATGTGCAAGAGCCATCTGATCTTGCTGCAGGAAGACCAAATGTGCAGAACGTGACATTACTACTCAGCAATTGGTGGGGATCAGGCATTGTTCATGCAAAAGTTTGGATATCTGATCGCAACTCTCTCTATATCGGATCGGCAAATAATGACTGGAAATCGCTCACCCAG GTGAAAGAGCTTGGGATCTATCTTGTTGGTTGTCCTAGAATAGCCAAATGGGTGGAAACATATTTTGACAATTTGATGAAACTTTCAAAGCTTAATTCAACTGAGTACACAAAAACAGTTTGGGATGACCAGTGGCAAGTTTATAGAAAAGTTCCATGCTGGTCACATTTCATCCatgagaaagaaagatgcag CAGGTCGCCTCTGCCACCTTCTATTGAGGTCCCACAAGTTAATGGCTACCCAGCTCTATTAGACCCTTTTATGTTTCAAATTCCATTTGAGACTCCCGGATGTAATACGTCTGCTCGAGCGAACTACTCCAGCTACCTTTCATTTGCTCCACCGGAG CTGTTATTTGGTAAGTTCCAGGCAGATGAACAAGGATGGGTTGAGACAATCAAATCCGTGAAGGCCGGAGGAACTGTCCGGATTAGTACCATGGATTGGCTTGGGCAATCTCAGTTTACACAGCAAACAATTTACTGGCCATCTCTATCATCAGCAATATCAGAG GTTGCATTCTCTAAAAATGCGACAGTCCACCTCCTTGTCGCTTACTGGGCACACTCTATCGACAATGCTGACCAGTATCTCAAGAACCTTCTTTACTCAAATATCCTTTGTACATCCTCCAAGTACAACAACTGCGGCGGTAAAATTGAGATCAAGTACTACATGATACCTGGATACAACAAAACCGGACCCGCCATTCTGAATGGGAATGCTACTGGGAATTTATACCCAGCTTATACTAGGGTTAATCATGGGAAATATGCAGTTAGTGATGTTAGGGCACATATAGGGACCAGCAATCTTGTATGGGATTACTTCTATTCGACAGCTGGTGTGAGCTTTGGTACACACCATCCTGCTATTGTGGCTCAGTTGCAGGAGATTTTCAATGCGGATTGGAATTCACCATATGCTGTTCCAGTTAAGCCATTGCAGTCGTCGGCATAA
- the LOC109725040 gene encoding photosynthetic NDH subunit of subcomplex B 1, chloroplastic — protein MAFSPSPPHLLPHPLPTSSFSSSPSHKPFSLLPHKRAHVNTFAAAAAGKGKKNPWLDPFDDGEDPDMEYTSLFADGKQEEDPRPPDNPDNPYGFLKFPQGYNVELDSLASKVRGDVRRCCCVISGGVYENLLFFPAIQLIRDRYPGVQVDVVAAPRGKQTYEINKNVRWANAYDPDEDFPDPAEYTDMIGLLKNRYYDMILSTKLAGLGHAAFLFMTSARDKLSYVYPNVNAAGAGLLLTETFRSPGLNLSEGGYHMYHQMIEWLGRPARNVPRQPVPPLKVSISKKLRAYVEEKYTKAGVGKGKYVVIHGIQSDSIALMRSRGDNDCLLPIQVWAEIAKEISNRGLRPLFVIPHEKEREDVMEVAGEDSSILFITTPGQLAALINDSAGVIVTNTAAVQLANAREKPSIALFSSAEKGKLFVPNAEEKKCTVVSSKTGKLIDIDVEAVKNAARMFEGSLVFA, from the exons ATGGCTTTTTCTCCTTCCCCACCCCACCTCCTCCCCCACCCACTCCccacctcctccttctcctcctccccctcccacaaacccttctccctcctcccccaCAAGAGGGCCCATGTGAacaccttcgccgccgccgccgccgggaaGGGGAAGAAGAACCCGTGGCTCGACCCCTTCGACGACGGCGAGGACCCCGACATGGAGTACACCTCCCTCTTTGCCGACGGCAAGCAGGAGGAGGACCCCCGACCCCCCGACAACCCCGACAACCCCTATGGCTTCCTCAAGTTTCCCCAG GGCTACAATGTGGAGCTCGACTCGCTCGCGTCGAAGGTGCGCGGCGACGTGCGGCGGTGCTGCTGCGTGATCTCCGGCGGTGTGTACGAGaacctcctcttcttccctGCCATCCAGCTGATCAGGGACCGCTACCCGGGAGTCCAGGTTGACGTCGTCGCGGCCCCGCGGGGGAAGCAAACGTACGAGATAAACAAGAACGTGAGGTGGGCCAACGCCTACGATCCCGACGAGGACTTTCCCGACCCCGCGGAGTACACGGACATGATCGGACTGCTCAAA AACCGGTACTACGATATGATCTTGTCGACGAAGCTGGCGGGGCTCGGCCACGCGGCGTTTCTCTTCATGACCTCTGCGAGGGACAAACTGAGCTATGTTTACCCTAATGTGAATGCGGCCGGTGCAGGGCTTCTGCTCACCGAAACGTTTAGATCCCCCGGGTTGAATCTCTCGGAGGGTGGATACCatat GTACCACCAAATGATTGAATGGTTGGGCAGGCCCGCTCGCAACGTGCCGAGGCAGCCCGTGCCTCCCCTTAAAGTTTCGATCTCGAAGAAGCTACGGGCCTATGTGGAAGAGAAGTACACTAAAGCGGGTGTGGGGAAAGGGAAGTACGTAGTAATTCACGGAATACAGTCTGACTCGATCGCGTTGATGCGATCCAGAGGGGATAATGATTGCTTACTACCCATTCAAGTGTGGGCTGAAATAGCGAAGGAGATCAG CAACAGGGGTTTGAGGCCTCTCTTTGTCATCCCACatgagaaagagagggaagatGTAATGGAAGTAGCTGGAGAAGATTCAAGCATTCTGTTCATAACCACGCCCGGCCAG CTTGCAGCTCTTATAAATGACTCGGCTGGAGTTATAGTCACAAACACTGCAGCAGTGCAACTAGCAAATGCCCGAGAGAAACCAag CATTGCATTGTTTTCTTCAGCAGAAAAGGGGAAGCTCTTTGTTCCAAACGCAGAAGAGAAGAAATGTACCGTAGTTTCTTCCAAAACAGGAAAGCTAATAGACATTGATGTTGAGGCTGTGAAAAATGCAGCAAGAATGTTTGAAGGATCTCTAGTTTTTGCATAA